The Agelaius phoeniceus isolate bAgePho1 chromosome 4, bAgePho1.hap1, whole genome shotgun sequence genome includes a region encoding these proteins:
- the TLR3 gene encoding toll-like receptor 3, which translates to MMRNTILWWSSLCVRLMFVFWPCASAGKQCHIQNEMADCSHLKLTQIPSDLPDNITSLDISHNQLRQLAPANLTKYSQLVYLNAGYNSISKLQPELCQNVPLLQILKLEHNELYKLPDRVFASCTNLTELNLGYNRLNIKNHPFKTLKNLKILDLSHNSLKSANLGLEQQLEKLHELMLGSNQITELKKEDFSFLSNTSLNSLDLSSNPLKEFHTGCFHTIGNLCGLILNNVELGENRTKKLCTELSNTAIRNLSLSHVKLSYIGKSTFQGLQATNLTILNLSQNSLSVIENDSFQWLSSLQYLNLKINNIHVTSRLFYGLSSLKYLNLINSLAGKIEDFSFHWLYHLEYLIMDNNNFPGITANMFTGLNNLKYLSLCNCNINLQRITNKTFSSLANSSLQVLNLTKTRISTIESGAFSSLGHLKILDLGLNEISQQLTGHEFKGLNNIQDIYLSYNKNLTLQSESFIFVPGLRKLMLRKVGCSNLDLSPSPFHPLRNLTVLDISNNNIANIKEDLFDGLDKLDILDLQHNNLARLWKHANPGGPVLFLKGLPNLQILNLKSNGLDEIPVQVFRGLFQLKHLDLGSNNLNLLPATLFDDQASLNSLNLQKNLITSVEEKVFGPPFRSLRRLEMDSNPFDCTCESIAWFADWLNETQADIPVLRSQYICNTPPKYHGSLVLYFDSSACKDSAPFQLLFVISTTIVTLFIFIVLTIHFEGWRIAFYWNILVNRMLGFKEFERQQEQYDYDAYVIHAREDKNWVSKNFMSLEKNNHFEIKFCLEERDFEAGVSVIEATINSIKMSRKIIFVVTEHLLEDPWCKNFKVYHALQQAIEQSRDSIILIFLDDIQDYKLYHALHLRRGMFRSHCILNWPAQKERVSAFHQQLAMALKCKSKVH; encoded by the exons ATGATGAGAAACACTATTCTTTGGTGGAGCAGCTTATGTGTCAGACTGATGTTTGTCTTCTGGCCGTGTGCATCAGCTGGAAAGCAATGTCATATTCAAAATGAAATGGCTGACTGCAGTCACCTAAAGCTGACTCAAATTCCCTCTGATCTTCCAGACAATATAACGAGTTTGGACATTTCTCATAATCAGCTAAGACAGCTAGCTCCTGCAAATTTGACCAAGTACAGCCAGCTGGTTTACTTGAATGCAGGCTACAACAGCATCTCTAAACTGCAACCAGAATTGTGCCAAAATGTGCCCCTGTTGCAGATTCTGAAGTTAGAACATAATGAATTGTATAAGCTCCCTGACAGAGTCTTTGCTTCCTGCACCAACCTGACTGAGCTCAATCTAGGATACAACAGACTAAATATAAAAAATCATCCtttcaaaaccctgaag AACTTGAAAATTTTGGACCTATCTCATAATTCTTTGAAGTCAGCCAATTTAGGATTGGAGCAACAGTTGGAGAAACTTCATGAACTCATGTTGGGGAGCAACCAAATCACTGAGTTGAAAAAAGAAGACTTCAGTTTTCTTAGCAACACCTCATTAAATAGTCTTGATTTGTCATCAAATCCACTAAAAGAG TTTCATACGGGATGCTTCCATACAATTGGAAATTTGTGTGGCCTCATACTGAACAATGTTGAACTTGGTGAAAATCGCACAAAGAAACTTTGTACAGAATTGTCAAACACAGCAATTCGAAACCTCTCACTAAGCCATGTGAAACTTTCCTACATTGGCAAGTCAACTTTCCAGGGACTACAAGCAACAAATCTTACAATTTTAAACCTTTCCCAAAATTCTCTCTCTGTCATAGAAAATGACTCATTTCAGTGGCTTTCAAGTTTACAATACTTAAACCTGAAGATTAATAATATTCATGTAACTTCACGTTTATTTTATGGATTATCCAGCCTTAAATATTTGAATCTCATAAACTCACTTGCTGGGAAAAttgaagatttttcttttcattggtTATACCACCTGGAGTACCTTATAATGGATAATAACAATTTTCCAGGAATTACTGCTAACATGTTCACAGGTCTGAACAACCTGAAATATCTGAGTCTCTGCAACTGCAACATAAACTTACAAAGAATAActaataaaacattttcatcACTTGCTAATTCTAGCTTACAGGTTCTCAACCTCACAAAAACCAGAATCTCTACAATAGAAAGCGGGGCATTTTCTTCCCTGGGACACCTGAAAATTCTTGATCTTGGTCTCAATGAAATTAGTCAACAGCTTACAGGTCATGAGTTTAAAGGTCTCAATAATATACAAGATATTTATCTTTCCTATAATAAAAACTTGACTTTGCAAAGTGAATCATTCATATTTGTCCCAGGCCTTAGAAAACTGATGCTGAGGAAGGTAGGCTGCAGTAATCTGGACCTTTCTCCTTCACCTTTTCATCCTCTACGAAACCTGACTGTCCTGGACATCAGCAATAACAACATAGCAAACATAAAAGAAGACTTGTTTGATGGACTTGACAAACTCGACATCCTGGATTTGCAGCACAATAATTTAGCCCGGCTTTGGAAGCATGCAAATCCGGGTggccctgttctttttttaaagggtCTTCCCAATTTGCAAATTcttaatttaaaatcaaatgGGCTTGATGAAATTCCAGTTCAGGTTTTCAGGGGTCTGTTTCAATTAAAACACTTGGATTTAGGCTCAAATAATTTGAATTTGCTTCCAGCAACTCTGTTTGATGACCAAGCCTCTCTGAATTCATTGAACCTTCAGAAAAATCTGATAACCTCAGTTGAAGAAAAAGTATTTGGTCCACCTTTCAGGAGCTTGAGAAGACTAGAGATGGATTCCAATCCCTTCGATTGTACCTGTGAAAGCATTGCTTGGTTTGCTGATTGGCTTAACGAGACCCAAGCAGATATACCTGTATTGAGGTCCCAGTACATCTGCAACACCCCACCTAAATATCATGGTAGTCTGGTTTTGTATTTTGATAGTTCAGCCTGCAAAGACAGTGCTCCATTTCAACTTCTTTTTGTGATCTCTACCACTATTGTAACGCTATTCATTTTTATTGTCCTTACCATCCATTTTGAAGGGTGGAGAATAGCTTTCTACTGGAATATTTTAGTCAATCGAATGCTTGGTTTTAAAGAATTTGAGAGACAACAGGAACAGTATGATTATGATGCGTATGTTATTCATGCAAGAGAGGACAAGAATTGGGTGTCTAAAAATTTCAtgtctctggaaaaaaataaccacTTTGAAATTAAGTTTTGTTTAGAAGAACGGGATTTTGAAGCAGGCGTATCTGTAATTGAAGCCACAATTAACAGCATAAAAATGAGCAGGAAGATTATTTTTGTTGTGACTGAACACCTTTTAGAGGATCCCTGGTGTAAAAA TTTCAAGGTGTATCATGCTCTCCAGCAAGCTATTGAACAAAGTCGGGACTCCATCATACTGATCTTTCTTGATGATATCCAAGATTACAAGTTGTATCATGCACTTCACCTGAGAAGAGGAATGTTCAGATCTCACTGCATCTTGAACTGGCCAGCCCAGAAAGAACGAGTCAGTGCATTTCATCAGCAATTAGCGATGGCACTTAAATGTAAAAGTAAAGTGCACTGA